Part of the Falco biarmicus isolate bFalBia1 chromosome 4, bFalBia1.pri, whole genome shotgun sequence genome, acaGTGCCATCCTGACGGCAGTGGTGAACAGCTCAGTGTGCGGACGGAGACTGGTGACGAGTGTGTCCCTCAGGGTCCCCTCTTGGGAGCAGTACTGTTTAATagcttcatcaatgacataagGCAGTGGGATCgggtgcaccctcagcaagcttgcagatgacaccaagctgagtggtgcagctgaTGCACCTGACGATGGgctgctgtccagagggacctggtcAAGCTGGAGAAGcggcccatgtgaacctcatgaggctCAAGAAGGccaggtgcaaggtcctgcaccaggGTCAGGGCAACGCCCGGTACCACTGAGAGCCGCCGTGCCAGGAAGggcttgggggtactggtggatgaacaGCTGGGCATGAACCAGCAATGTGCGCTCGCaggccagaaagccaaccgtggcctgggctgcatcaaaagaagccaCCAAAATGATCGAAGGGATGGAActcctctgctctgaaaaaagaaaaggctgagagaggtggggttgttcagcctggcgaagagaaggctctggggagacctgaTTCTGGTCTTCCAATACTTAATGGGCGCTTATCAGAGAGACGGGGACAGAGATCTGAGCAGGGCCTGCAGCCCTAGGGAGAAGGGGCAATGGTTTGAAGCTGGAAGAGGGCAGATTAAGACTAGACACAAGGACagcaggttggtttttttttatgctgagggtggtgaaacactggaacaggttgcccagagaggtgtggacgccccatccctggaaacattcaagctCAGCTGAGCAAAGTGATCCTGTTGAAGATGGCTGCgctcattgcagggggtttGGACTCAATGACctgtaaaggtcccttccaaccccaaacaTTCCATGATCCCGTATTTCACTCTGCCTTAGCCATGAGACTCAGCAGCCAGAAGCTTTAGATGCACGTCTGGCCACGCTGTAGCCTACAAAGCGGGAAGGGATGGATTGGAGCCTCGCTGCAGCGACGCTGGCTTTCACACCTTCTGTCACACAGTAACTGCATCACAGCGACCTCTGTGCTAATGTGGatgcttccagctctgcagctggtggagcaggagcaATGGCAGGACAATGTTCAAAACACTGTGGTCAGGCGGTCCATGTAAACGGCAGTCCCCGCCTGGTGAAAGGAGACCTCTCCCTATCTGTCCCCGACACGGGGAGCTAACACCACCTATCCTTCCCAGCTACTGTCACCACTCCTGGCAGGGCTTCTTCGTTGACACAAGGGACTCTACCACTCGGACCGGGAGCAGCCACAGGGCGCTGTTCAGCGGCGGTGCTCAGGGCTCTGTCATCTACCGCTAGTCACCACTTGCCGTGAGGTTTCTCTGCGGTCCACGCAGGAGAACCGTATCAAGAAGGAGACCTGACCACGCTTCCTGTTCTCCCAGCTCTTTAATCACTTCAGGAGCAGCCCGGATGGCATCAGAGGGTGCCTTGCGTTGTAGGAGAAAGGGGCAGGACCTGCCCCTCAGGCTAATGACCTGtttgcagcaggctggcagtcagggatgagctgtggagcagAGCGCGTAGTGCCGCCATTGGGGCTTTCCCCACGAGCCCATGCCCGGCTCCTGCCTACCGACATAGTGGGCATCCACGGCTGCACCCAGGCGTGGAGCCCAGCCGGTGCTGGTGCCTCGCTTGGTTTGCTGTTGGTACCCCCTGGACACTTGTGTGACAGCCCTGTGTCACACTGTCTTTGGCGGGCAGCGGCTGAGCCCCGAAGCTGTCGGCTGGGGCTCTGTCAGTGCACCCCCAACTCCTACCCTGGTGTGGCTGCCTTCAGCCCCTGCTGTGCGGCTGGAGCAGTGAGCTCAGGGGTGTGTGGGAGTCTAAGGAGGCTCAGGGCCCTCAGGGGTCTCAGAGGGCTTGGCAGCAGTGGGAGGTCGGAGGCCTTGGAGGGCTCAAAAGTGGTGGGTGCTCGGTAGTGGCGGAGGGCTCGGTGGGCTTGGAGGTCTCAGTAGCGGTGGAGGTCTCGGAGGACGTGGGGACTGCTGCATCTGGGAGACACTTTCCTGGTTCATCTGATGCAAAGATTCCAGGAATGGGCTTGGGGGGGGCGAGGGCAAGTCCCATTtggaggggtgctggggggtgctggTATGGCTCATCTGAAGGGCGGCCGGAGATGGGTTCGGGGGGCGTGGAGGCCGTTCCCCTTTGGCTGGGGTCTGGAGGGTGCTGGTCTGGCTCCTCTGCTGAAAGGCGGCTGCGAATGGGGGAGGCGGTCGCGGGGGCCGTGGGGAGGATGAGCGCGCTCGTTGTTCAGGCGGCAGTGTCCTCTGCTGTCTTTGGGTGCAGCTCTGAGGGGTGCTTGCGCGGCTGCTCTTGCTGTCCGGGCGGAAGCGAGAGCCATGGGTTTTCTGCTGGACTCTAGAAGCTCCAGCGACGggcctgtggagagaggaggcCGCTGAGGcgctcagctgcagagggggCGCACGGACTGTCCCCCACAGCACGGCCCAGAGCTGGCAAGGCTCCCCAGCACGGGCAGAGCCGCTGGCACGCCTTGGCCGACGTGGACACCCGCACCTCATGGCAGCCCCGAGCAGGGGGACTCCTCAGGGCAGGTTCGGTGGCCACCAGCCAGCGCTACTGGGCGCCTCCCTGGCTGGGGCAATCTCTTGCCCCGCTCTTTCTCGTCCTGCCCTTGCTTTTGGGCAGCCACCAGGCTGCCACTCCGCGGCAGCCTGACTAGAAATGCTTCGTGGCTCTGAGCAGCCATCGAAGGAAGCAGTGTCGGGGGAATCAACAACTCACTCTTCTTTCTTCATCCACCACCGGATGATGACACAGACCAACACTATTCCAACTGGCACGGAAAGCATGGTTGCTGCTGTGGCTATCATACAGTGCCTCCGCGCATCTTGGGGACAGAGAGGACTTGCGGTGCTTGGGGGATCATCAGCCCTTGCGGTTCTCTCGCTGATCACGTCTGTAGGAGCAATTTGAAAAGTTAGCCCGTCCTGCACACCACTGGTAAGCGTGCAGCACGATTGATCCGGCCAGGAcattctctctttcccccccGTACTGGTGCCTGGAGGCACGTTCCCACCCTTTGGGGCAGGGTGTCCCacccaaccaaacccagaaGGCCAgaaggggagcacagggggGGCGCAGCTGCTTGAGCCTTTGAGTGACACGGACAGAAACcgtccctgcagcaggcagtgccaccccagctctccctccccGTGAGACAGTTCCCACACCCCAGGGGACAGACTCAGGCCTCCTCAAGTGGCACTGAAGCCTTGCCCTCCCCCTAGTGccttttctccagcacaggcaccgcctgcagcacctcccaggTTTCAGGATGTGTCTCCCACTTGGGGACCCCAGCAAGACTGCTCCGTACCTGAGCCCGGTTCATAAGCCCGATTTATCTTGCTCTGGTGGTCTTCTCCAGGCTTTGACGGCACTGCCAaaaagcagagggggaaggTTAAGCCTCAGCGAGTCTCAGGCACAGAGGACACAGGAGGACGGGGAGGTTCCCCCTAAGCCTCTGCCTAGTCTGGGAGTCAGGGCATCGCTGTGGACCTCGGCTCAGGGAGGGATCCcactctgtgctgctcctgtgcctctCGGCAGTCACAGCAAGCTCGGGGATGCAGCTAGAGCGGGAGGGACATTTGGCACATTTCCCATATCTGCGGAACATGGTCCCGATGCCTCGAACCCAAAACACTTtcagctttggctgctgctgtgacttgCCAGAGTGGGCACTGGGGGAAGAGCCTGCGCCTGGTTCCGACTCCACGCAACAGCCATGCCTGACCTGCTGGGGGACCAGGAAATTGCAGGCCATCTTTTGGTTTGCGTTGGACTTTTGGCGACGTGTAAAGCGATGCAAAATGCCTTCCTTCAAAGAGGACAGGAAGAAGCTGCAGCCAGTCTGGCCAGGGAAACAGCCCTTTCGAGAAGGGCTCCTCCGCCCTTCCCTGTAAGCACCAGCAACGGTCACGGTTGCCCCATCCCAGCTATCGGTCGGCAGACGGGAGATGCAGCACAGCCCAAGAAGCCTGCCGAACCAGCATCCCCACCGACCTCCAGCATCAGGAAAGGGCAGCCGGCGTCGCCTGGCACCTCGCTCCTGCCTGGAACTGGGCCAGTGGGCAAGCAGTGCTGCCCGTGAGCTGAACACAAGTTCAGCGCTCGCCAGGCCCTCAAATCTGCCTGCCAGCAGACGCCTGCACAAACCAGCTCCGAGCCGTAACGGCAAAACTGGGGCAGCAGCCGCCCCTGGCCCTCCGCTTGAAGCACAACTGGCAGCAGAGGCTCTGCACCATCTCTGTGGCTCACCAGCACCTGCAAGGTGGGAAACCCAGCATCGCCACAGCGAGGCTCTGAGTGATCCCTTCCCACTGCGCAGGGTACAGCGTGCCCCGACGTGCACCTCATGCCTCCACTTGCCGGGTCTCACGGCTGAGGCACAGTGAAATGTACCCACCGTGTCCTCTCTTCCATTCCTCCAGCACATGCCTTAGTTGCTCAACTAGCTCCGAGGACTCGTTTTCTCCTTCAGCTCGGTACTTTTCTATTGCAGAACCTTAACAGAAAGGACCCGATTCAGTTTCACccaaataaattacagaaaaccaGTGCTTAGCCTGTGAGGTCAGCACAGACAGACTACTCACCCCTGCGATGCCAGCCTCGCGCAGCATCCCACTGCCGAGGAGCTGGACGAGTCCTTCCTACAGGCACACCTGTAACAGAACAGCCAAAGCAGCTTCCGTCATCTACTGCGGTCTACAATGGCAGGACTGGATTGCAGAAGCGGTAAGGGGACCGCGCAAGGAGACGGCACACACGTGCAGATCTctgtccccacagctgcagaggCGCCCAGCAGGCTGACCTTTGGACTTTGAGCTGGCGGATCTCAAAGGGAGGAGAAAGCCATGACGTACCCATGGTGCGATCTCCCAGAGGCTCGGTCCTGGAACCCCGCTGGGAATCTGCAGCACCTTTGCCGACAGCCACGGCTGCAAAGAAGCACAGGACAGAACGGCTGCCGTGACACAGTTCAAGTTATTTCTTCAGATCAAAGTGGCAGCGAGTGCCACTCAAAGGTGGGCTTCCTCCACGGCACTCATCTCTGCCTTCCGCTCAGGAGCATGGTGCCAAGAGTTACCGTGCACCTGCACTGGCAACATGCTGGGACGGAACGAACCACGTGCGGAGCTGCCGGGACAAAGGACTCCCTGGAGCTCacaccagctcccagctcaACCCCAACGAGCCCGCTGGCTTGGCAGccagcactgggagcagctCAGGCTCCCAGGGCCAGCAGACAGCTTTGCAAGGCAAAGCTCCACAGGGCGCATCTCTGAGCCCGGCCCgttccctctctgctctcctccatgTCTGCGCATGGGCCATGGACGGAGCAACTTGCTCTTCGGGCGGAAAGAAGCCTAGAGGGTAGATGCAGCTTCCTCCCACTGATTTACCCGTGGGATGGCTCTCAGGCTGGAGGACAGCAACGGGCTACGAATTCGGGATGGTGTAACCCTTGGGAGGCTCTTCAGGAGAATTGCACATGAGTAAGCTCTTGTCACATTGacactgtttcttctttcaaggAAAGGGACATAGAGCGCTTACCTGCAGGATGCCCCAAGGGCTCCAAACCAACAGCCTGCCATGCATCTCGATAAACTTTGGCAGCATCCTCACCTAGAAGCAAGCACAGAGGGGAAATGTTGCCATTGCCTGTTGGCATCCGCTTGTGCCTTAGTGAACCGCAGGCACTGGAAGGGGCTCAGGTAGCAGCGTGGGAGCCAGACCCCGGGGAGATTGCCAGCGCTGCAGAGGGGCCTGGTGACCTCTTGGCCGGCACCTGGCAGCTCTCCAACACGCTCGTTAAGCCATGCCATGAACAAGACCCCTCAGGGAGCGTGTGGGCCAACATAGGGCCCCTGGGGGCATTCTTACCCGCACAGCTCTCACACACACAGGGGAAGCCCTCACCAAAGCGCTCGAGGGAAAAGCCACATCCACGCTTCTCGGGCAGAGGAGCCCGCTGGCCCGTGAAAGGTCGCAAATGTGCCGAGTGCTTACCTGCTTCCTGCTCTTGCCAAggtgcagcccaggcagccctggcacgTAGGGcctccaggaggaggaggaggaggaggcagtgcTGAATGAGGGCCATGGCTCCCTTCAGCCACATgatcctgtgctgctgtcaccgctgctgctgcatgtggtGCAGTTgcggctgggggctgaggcGTGGGTACTTATAGCTGGTGCATCGCCGTGGAGCTCCGTGACCTCACAGCCCCACTGTCACCTCGCAGCCCCACTGTGACCTCAGGGCCGGCCCAGGCTGCATGGCAACGGTGCTCAGGGGGAGAGCCACTGGAGCACAGCCGGGGCAGCTGCCctcccaggctggggagcacGCCCCGTCGGGCAGCTCCGTCCAAGGGCTGGCACACAGTCCCACCTGGGGCTGAGCCCGCAGCTCTGCCCTCTTTTCCGGGCACTGTCACAGGGGCAGTGCGGAGCTCACAGTGCCCCAGATGACCTGGGGAGCGCAGCCAGGGCATTTCTGACCTCCTCCGGTGCTGTTAGCAACAGCTCACGAGGCTGAGGAGTGAATGATTTCAGCCTCAAGACAAGTGCCAGATCCCCTCCTGTGCGCACCTTCCCGGCTGGAGCCCGGTTTGGCGCCTTGGGGGACCCCAGGGCTAACAAGTCACGTTTGTTTGACGGGAAAGATGAAGCCTtcactcttccctttctccttcacGTGAAACTTAAGGGAATACTTTCTGTTGGGGTCCTCAAAGGGCAAAGTCAatcaataaaacagaaaaaatattctcttaaaGTATTTGACGTGCAAAAGGAAACCTTGAGAGAGCACACGGTGGGTGTATGTTGCCTGAACAACCCAGTGGCCTTCTATGGTAGGGTGAGTGCCTCGGTgggcaagggaagagctacgGCTGTCGTCTCTCCAGGCTTCTTTGGCCTTTGATATTGTctctcacagcatccttctccaTCAATTGGAGAAATGTGGATCTGATGCGTGGACtgcttggtggataaggaactGGCTGGACAGTGCCATCCTGACGGCAGTGGTGAACAGCTCAGTGTGCGGACGGAGACTGGTGACGAGTGTGTCACTCAGGGTCCCCTCTTGGGAGCAGTACTGTTTAATagcttcatcaatgacataagGCAGTGGGATCgggtgcaccctcagcaagcttgcagatgacaccaagctgagtggtgcagctgaTGCGCCTGAGCGATGGgctgctgtccagagggacctggtcAAGCTGGAGAAGcggcccatgtgaacctcatgaggctCAAGAAGGccaggtgcaaggtcctgcaccaggGTCAGGGCAACGCCCGGTACCACTGAGAGCCGCCCTGCCAGGAAGggcttgggggtactggtggatgaacaGCTGGGCATGAACCAGCAATGTGCGCTCGCaggccagaaagccaaccgtggcctgggctgcatcaaaagaagccaCCAAAAAGGTCGAAGGGATGGAActcctctgctctgaaaaaagaaaaggctgagagaggtggggttgttcagcctggcgaagagaaggctctggggagacctgaTTCTGGTCTTCCAATACTTAATGGGCGCTTATCAGAGAGACGGGGACAGAGATctgagcagggccagcagccctAGGGAGAAGGGGCAATGGTTTGAAGCTGGAAGAGGGCAGATTAAGACTAGACACAAGGACagcaggttggttttttttttatgctgagggtggtgaaacactggaacaggttgcccagagaggtgtggacgccccatccctggaaacattcaagctCAGCTGAGCAAAGTGATTGTGGTGATCCAAGTCGAGGCggactgaaaaaacactatggctgcatggctgggatcaacaaaatggcctttattgcTTATACAAATGATTTATATATCTTAGGCATTACATGTGTCTGACCCTGAAAGGTGTTTgtgttcttcttcttgcttgctatttgctgttgctgtaggtgcccgtgTGCTGTGGTTCTAAGTTAcggttcttcacatcctgtttacgTACCTGgcaatttgtggctgtcttcaAGGTATACGACTAAgcctttgaagtcaactaatTTGTCTGtagacccgctgcagaccccaacaagTGATCCCATTGAAGATGGCTGcgctcattgcaggggggttggactcaatgacctgtaaaggtcccttccaaccccaaacaTTCCATGATCCCGTATTTCACTCTGCCTTAGCCATGAGACTCAGCAGCCAGAGGCTTTAGATGCACGTCTGGCCACGCTGTAGCCTACAAAGCGGGAAGGGATGGATTGGAGCCTCGCTGCAGCGACGCTGGCTTTCACACCTTCTGTCACACAGTAACTGCATCACAGCGACCTCTGTGCTAATGTGGATGCTTCCAGCTCTGGTGTAGGTAGTAGGGAAAGCCTGCCATCAGTGATGGGGACCTGAGCTGAGCAAAAAAGTGCTGAGAAAAGGTACAAGGCTGCCGCTGCCCTCCCATGCCATGCCTACCAATACTTGGTATTACTCAAGTATActcagtttctgttttcctcttagAAGAAGAAACCATGGGTTCCTGCTGGAAGAAATATATAGGAAGAGCCACTGGTTGGCTGCAGAGTTTCACAGTGTAGTGAAAGTCGCCTTGCTACTGTAGCTCACTCTGAGACACCTTCATGTACCTCCTCAGCTCGTTGTAGCCCACGTGGCTGTCATGCTTTTCTaaacctcagcagcagcaagtaaaGCTAGGGCCTTGTAGCAGACCCTGCTGTGGTAATAGCACATAGGGTTTTCATATAAAAGAGGGCACACTGAGACTAGACATGAGgacagcagtttatttttttatgccgAGGGTGGTAAAACACATTGGGGCTTTCCCCACGTGCccgtgcccagctcctgcctgccgaCACAGTGGGCATCCACGGCTGCGCCCAGGCGTGGAGCCCAGCCGGTGCTGGTGCCTCGCTTGGTTTGCTGTTGGTACCCCCTGGACACTTGTGTGACAGCCCTGTGTCACACTGTCTTTGGCGGGCAGCGGCTGAGCCCCGAAGCTGTCGGTTGGGGCTCTACTCAGTGCGCCCCAGCTCCTACCCTGGTGTGGCTGCCTTCAGCCCCTGCTGTGCGGCTGGAGCAGTGAGCTCAGGGGTGTGTGGGAGTCTCAGGAGGCTCAGAGGGCTTGAAATCCTTGGGGGTTGGGGTCCTTGGAGGGCTGGGGAGCGATGCGGGGCTCTGGGGCTGTGGAGGCTCCTGCGGTTCGTAGATACTCTCCTGGCTCGTCTGCGTCATGGTACCTGGGTACGGGCTCGAGCAAGGCGAGTAGTTTGGTCTTTCAGGTGGCAGTGGCGTCTGCTGGCGTGGGATCCAGATctcaggggtgctggggcaccTGCTCTGACTGCTCAGGCACTGGTAGAAGCAGCTCTTTATATGCTGGAGTCTTGAAGCTCCAGCGACGggcctgtggagagaggaggcCGC contains:
- the LOC130148955 gene encoding protein enabled homolog; the encoded protein is MWLKGAMALIQHCLLLLLLLEALRARAAWAAPWQEQEAGEDAAKVYRDAWQAVGLEPLGHPAAVAVGKGAADSQRGSRTEPLGDRTMGVPVGRTRPAPRQWDAARGWHRRGSAIEKYRAEGENESSELVEQLRHVLEEWKRGHVPSKPGEDHQSKINRAYEPGSDVISERTARADDPPSTASPLCPQDARRHCMIATAATMLSVPVGIVLVCVIIRWWMKKEEPVAGASRVQQKTHGSRFRPDSKSSRASTPQSCTQRQQRTLPPEQRARSSSPRPPRPPPPFAAAFQQRSQTSTLQTPAKGERPPRPPNPSPAALQMSHTSTPQHPSKWDLPSPPPSPFLESLHQMNQESVSQMQQSPRPPRPPPLLRPPSPPSPPPLPSTHHF